The Saprospiraceae bacterium genome includes a window with the following:
- a CDS encoding NYN domain-containing protein: protein MDTKKDLKLAVLIDADNVPYANVREMFEEIAKYGTPTFKRIYADWTKPTVSGWKNVLLENAITPIQQYSYSTGKNASDSALIIDAMDILYTGKVDGFCIVSSDSDFTRLATRLREAGMKVIGIGEKKTLNPFITACDKFIYLEILKPETPAPAVSGSKKAAPKTKAQPLSKVDPRIIKLLADSISDLEDENGWAFLGELGNLMLKKKPDFDSRNYGFPKMLPLIKSINLFEIDVRDTGKHNTKHIYVRKK, encoded by the coding sequence ATGGATACAAAAAAAGACCTCAAACTGGCAGTCCTGATAGACGCTGATAATGTACCTTATGCCAATGTCAGAGAAATGTTTGAAGAAATAGCAAAATACGGAACACCCACATTTAAAAGAATTTATGCTGACTGGACCAAACCCACCGTATCCGGATGGAAAAATGTACTCCTTGAAAATGCTATCACTCCCATCCAGCAATACAGCTATTCGACGGGCAAAAATGCTTCTGACAGCGCATTGATTATTGATGCAATGGATATCCTGTACACCGGTAAAGTAGATGGTTTTTGTATCGTTTCGAGTGATAGTGATTTTACAAGATTGGCTACCAGACTCCGCGAGGCAGGTATGAAGGTCATCGGGATAGGTGAGAAAAAAACACTTAATCCTTTTATCACTGCCTGTGACAAATTTATCTATTTGGAAATTCTGAAACCCGAAACTCCCGCTCCTGCCGTATCCGGAAGTAAAAAAGCGGCACCCAAAACCAAAGCGCAGCCACTCAGTAAAGTTGATCCCAGAATTATTAAATTACTGGCAGATAGTATATCCGATCTGGAAGATGAAAACGGATGGGCATTTCTTGGTGAACTAGGTAATCTGATGCTAAAGAAGAAGCCGGACTTTGATTCCCGTAACTATGGTTTTCCTAAAATGCTTCCACTTATCAAAAGCATTAACCTTTTTGAGATTGATGTCAGAGATACCGGAAAACATAATACAAAACACATTTACGTCAGGAAAAAATAG